Proteins from one Shewanella pealeana ATCC 700345 genomic window:
- a CDS encoding SPFH domain-containing protein: protein MISGIDTDLIVMGIWGLIFAIFVVKLFQSIRLVPTKSAYIVERLGKYHSTLDAGFHALVPFVDKVAYIHDLKEETIDVPPQECFSCDEVNVEVDGVIYISVIDPVKASYGVTDYRYAAIQLAQTTTRSVIGTLDLDRTFEERDVISAKVVEVLDQAGAMWGIRVHRYEIKNITPPETVKNAMEMQVNAERERRALLAKSEGDKQSKINRSEGIKAETINHSEGEMQRRINEAEGKGEEILTIARATAESIERMATVIAAPGGKNVVRMQLGAQYLKQLDGVSTGQSKVILPGNMMDFDHWMNSIGLEEDKD from the coding sequence ATGATTTCTGGAATTGATACCGATCTAATTGTAATGGGCATTTGGGGCCTTATCTTTGCTATTTTCGTGGTTAAGCTGTTTCAATCGATTCGATTAGTACCGACAAAATCGGCTTATATCGTGGAGCGCTTAGGTAAATATCACTCAACCTTAGATGCAGGCTTTCACGCCTTAGTGCCATTCGTCGATAAAGTGGCTTATATACACGATCTAAAAGAGGAGACGATTGATGTGCCTCCTCAAGAGTGCTTCTCATGTGATGAGGTCAATGTCGAAGTCGATGGGGTCATCTACATCTCAGTAATAGACCCTGTTAAGGCGAGCTACGGCGTGACTGACTATCGTTATGCGGCAATCCAGTTAGCACAAACAACCACCCGTAGTGTAATCGGTACCCTAGATCTAGATCGCACCTTCGAGGAGCGTGATGTGATTAGCGCCAAAGTGGTCGAAGTGCTGGATCAAGCGGGCGCCATGTGGGGCATTCGTGTTCACCGTTATGAGATTAAGAATATCACTCCGCCAGAAACGGTAAAAAATGCCATGGAGATGCAGGTCAACGCCGAGCGTGAACGCCGTGCTTTACTGGCAAAGAGTGAAGGTGATAAGCAGAGTAAGATTAACCGCTCAGAAGGTATTAAAGCGGAAACCATTAATCACTCCGAAGGTGAAATGCAGCGCCGTATTAACGAGGCTGAGGGTAAGGGCGAGGAGATCTTAACCATTGCACGAGCCACGGCTGAATCGATTGAGCGTATGGCTACCGTGATTGCGGCGCCAGGCGGCAAGAATGTGGTGCGTATGCAACTCGGCGCGCAGTACCTTAAGCAGCTTGATGGAGTCAGTACTGGTCAGAGTAAGGTGATTCTGCCCGGCAACATGATGGACTTCGATCACTGGATGAATAGCATTGGTCTAGAAGAAGATAAAGACTAG